The DNA segment AGCCGGTTCGAGGGCGTGCCCATGCCGTATTTCATGCGCTTCACCGGTGCCTACGGCCTCCACGCCGGGAACGTCCCCGGCTACCCCGCCAGCGCCGGCTGTGTCCGCCTCCCGCCGCGCCACGCCAAGCGCTTCTACGAAGCCGTCAAAATCGGCACTCCCGTCATCGTCCGCCGGTGAGCCAGTAAGGAGGGAGGACATGGCGGCAAAGCCTCCATGTCCTCCCTCCTTACCCGGTTGCAACGGCTGACCGATCCCTCACCTCACCCACCTGAAAGACACACGGGTGGATGCCCTGCCGCGCTCCGCGTCCCGTGCTGTGGGATCTTGTTTCATCGTTCTTCGGATTTGATGTCCATCCACTTGTCCGCGATGACCGGTTCCTCGTTCGCAAACCGATCAAGAATATCCTCGATGCTCTCCTCCATCACCAGCATGCGGTGGTGTTCCTCCCGGACGAAGCGCTGGGCGACGGCGTGTTCCAGAAATCGGAACAGCGGGGAGTAGAAGTCCGCCACATTCAGGAAGGCGCAGGGCTTTGTGTGGAAGCCGATCTGGGTCCACGTATAGACCTCGAAGATTTCCTCAAGCGTGCCGACGCCGCCGGGCAGGGCGATGAAGCCGTCCGAAAGATCCGCCATCAGCGTCTTGCGCTGGTGCATGGATTCCACCGCGTGGAGTTCCGTCAGTCCGGGGTGGACGACTTCCTTCCCGATGAGCAGGTGTGGCATGACGCCGATGACCCGGCCACCTGCTTCCAACGCCGCATCCGCCATCATGCCCATGAGGCCGACGTGCGCACCGCCATACACCAGGGTGATGCCGCGCCGGGCCAGAGTGCGGCCCACATGCACCGCGGCCTCCGCATACTCCGGCAGCAGTCCGGGACTGGAGCCGCAATAGATGCAGATGGCATTGGACCGGGGTGGATTCATGGCAGGGAGGAGGTGGTGCACGGCCACTTCACAATCTCCTGGTCCCCGATGCAACCGGGTAAGGAGCAAATGCATGTTCTAACAGATCGGTCCCGCTTCCTCCCTCTCCGATACGAGCGTCTTCGACAGATGGAAATGCGTGTGTCCGGGAGGGAAACCGGGCAGTTCGGCGAACACGCGGTAGCCCAGATGTTCGTAGAAATCCCGGGCCTGAAAATCGAAGGTGCCGAGCCATGATCCGGTGCAGCCCCGGCTGGTGGCGATGGCCTCCGCGGCAAGCAGCAACTTCCTTCCGAAACCCCGGCCCCTGAGGGAAGGGGAGATCCACAGTCCGTCGATCATCAGCCATGACCACATGGTCGCGCCGTAGAGGCCGCCGGCCACGGTGCCGTCATCGCCCTTCAGGGAAAGGTGGAGGGGCTGCCAGTCGCGCCCTCCCAGTTTACCCGGGTCCGCTTCCCGGATACCCTTGCGGACGGCTGCGGGCAGTGAGTCCGCGTCCGCCTGATGGTCGATGTGGTATTCCATGCTTCCTGTATCAAAGCAGCCGCCCGTCCTCCAATCCCAGCAAATATGTCTTCGCCTCCAGTCCTCCCGCGAAGCCGGTGAGCTTGCCATTCGAGCCGATGACCCGGTGGCATGGCGCGATGATGGAGATGGGGTTCCGTCCGTTCGCCGCGCCCACGGCCCGCACGGCGGCCGGGCTGCCGACTTCCACCGCGATCTGTGCGTAGGTCCGCGTCTCGCCGAAGGGGATGCGGGTGAGCGCGGCCCATACCCTTTTCTGGAACTCCGTGCCATGGAACTCCAGCGGCAGGTCGAAGGTGCGCAGCCGACCGGCGAAGTAGGCGGCCAGTTGCCTCTCAGTCTCCCGCAGAACGGTGTGGTCGGGGCTTTCCGCGCGCGGGTGGAGCGGCACGCGCTTCGGGTCGTCATTCTCCCACAGTACCGCCGCCAGTCCCGTCTCTCCGGCGACAAGCGTCAGCACGCCGACAGGGGAGGGCATTGTTTTCGTGAACCAGTTCTTCGTCGTTTTCATGGCTCCACCATGCACCATATGCGGGGTGGAAGCTGGCCATTTCCGGACATGAAAGCGAATTTCCATTCCATGTCCGGAAATGGCGAGTATCTGCCGTGAAACGGGCTACCGTCGCAGCATGATCGATGACGATGCCGCGTATCAAGCCCTGGCCTCCCATGACGCCCGGTTCGATGGCGTGTTCTTTGTCGGCGTGACGTCCACGGGCATCTACTGCCGTCCGGTCTGTCCGGCGAAGACGCCTGCGCGGAGGAACTGCGTCTTCCATGCCAGTGCGGAGTCCGCGGAGAAGGCAGGCTTCCGTCCGTGCTTGCGCTGCCGTCCGGAACTGGCGCCGGGGAATGCTCCGGTGGACAAGGCGCACCGCATCGCCCACCTCATCGTCCAGCGGATCGGGGAGGGGTTGCAGGACAGCGAGGAGGCGGGGTTGGAGGAAATCGCCGCCGGGCTGGGGATGAGTTCGCGGCACTTGCGGCGGATCGTCCAGGCGGAGCTGGGCGTTTCACCCATCGAGCTGATCCGGACGCGGCGGCTGCTGCTGGCGAAACAACTGCTCACGGAAACAAAGCTGCCTGTGATCGATGTGGCCTTTGCCAGTGGTTTCGCGAGCCTGCGGCGATTCAACGATGCCTTCGTCACGCACTACCGCATGCCGCCGGGACGGCTGCGGAAGGAAGCGGCGGGCGGGGGAGGGAAGGCTGCGGTTCATGGTGATACCTCCTCGCTGCTGCTCAGCTACCGGCCACCCTACGACTGGGACGGCATCCTGGATTTCCTCCGTGGACGAACGATGAAGGACGTGGAGTGCGTGACGGAGGACGCCTATCTGCGGACCGTCCGCATCGGCGGGCATACGGGATGGATCCGTGTCACGCATGCGGCGCGGAAGCACGCGCTGGCGGTGGAGTTCTGCCACTCCCTGGTTCCGGTGCTGCCCGCGTTGCTGGGGCGGCTGCGGAATGTCTTCGACCTCGCGGCCAGGCCGGATCTCATCTCCGCCCATCTGGGGAAGGATCCGGTGCTGGGTGAGACGGTGGAGCGGAATCCCGGGCTGCGCGTCCCCGGTGCCTTCGATGGTTTCGAGATGGTGGTCCGCGCCATCCTCGGCCAGCAGATCACCGTCCGTGCGGCCACGACCATCGCGGGGCGGTTCGCGGAGGCGTTCGGGGAGAAGATCGCCACGCCTTTCCCGGAGCTGACGCGCCTCTCGCCGCAAGCGGAAAAGGTGGCTGCCGCCAGCGTGGATGACGTCGCCCGGCTGGGCATCGTCAGCGCGCGGTCGCGGTGCATCCTCGCCCTGGCACAGGCGTTCTGCTCCGGTGCGTTCTCCCTGGAGCCGGGAAGCGATCCGGACGCCGCCATCCGCAGCTTGGAGGCCCTGCCTGGCATCGGCCCGTGGACCGCGCACTACATCGCCATGCGCGCGCTGCGCTGGCCGGATGCCTTTCCGAAGGAAGACATCGCCGTGCGCAATCGGCTCGGCGGCGTGACCGCGAAGCAGGCTGAGGTGCTGTCCCAACCATGGCGTCCATGGCGGAGCTACGCCGTGCTGCACCTGTGGCGCTCGCCCGGGTAGCGGCGGGTGAAGTCCGCGCTCCATCTGATCCTTCCCCAGGTTGCATCCCACCCTCAGCCGTGTTAGATCGGGACCATGGCTTCTTCTCCTTCCTCCACATTGATCGACGTATTATCCGCGGATTCCTACGAGGCGGAGCATGTTCCGGGTGCGGTGAATCTCTGCGTCTACGAAACCGCGTTCATCGACAAGGTGAAGCAGGCGTTTCCGGATACGGCGACCGCGCTCACCGTCTGCGGATACTGTGACTCCACGAAGGAGGCGGAGGTCGCCGTCGCGCGGCTGGAGGAGGCGGGATACACGGATGTCTCCGTGTTGTCCGGCGGTCTGGAAAAATGGAAGGCCGACGGCGGCACCCCCGAGGGGAAGGGGGATGCCGCCGCTTCATCGAACGGAAAGCTGGCGGTCGATCCGGAAGCCAGTTCCATCCATTGGACGGGCAGGAATCTTTTCAACTTCCACACCGGATCGCTGAAGCTCGCGGGCGGCTGCGTGGAGATCCGGGACGGCGTGCTGGTGGCCGGGGAGATCCATGTGGACATGGACTCGCTGGCCTGCACGGATCTGACGGACACGGCAATGAATCGCATGCTGGTGGACCATCTGCGGAGTGATGATTTCTTCAGCATAGGGGACCACCCGGTGGCCACCTTCACGGTGGTCTCCGCGACTCGGATTGATGGCGTCAGCGACGGCCTGCCGAACCATTGCATCGAGGGTAACCTGACGCTGCGCGGAAAGGTGATACCCGTTTCGTTCGATGCGCTGGTGGCGCGGAAGGACGACGGCTCATACGTCGCGCAGGCGATGGTTGATTTCGACCGCACGCAGTGGGGTTCCATCTACGGTTCCGGCAGGTTCTTCTCCCGGCTGGGCCAGCACGTGGTGAACGATGTCATCCACCTGCACCTGAAGGTGGTGACCGTTGCCGGATGATCCGGCGCGGGGGAGGGTGTCCGGGATGCGCTGGATCCTTTTACCTCACCTGCGGCCAGGCATCGACTGTCGCGGATTGTCCGGTTCATCTCTTGGTGTGATCCTGGTCATGTTCCCAAGGAGTTCCCGTTGTGTCAGACAGGGTAGGGTTCCGCCATTCCGATTTGCCATCCTCATGGCGCTTTCGCGCCTTCGGTTTCGTTATTCTTCGGGCGGAGGACAATATGAAGCAGCCCACAAGCAGCACCAGGCCACCTGTAAACCTTGCACTGTGGCCGGAGAAATTTGAGGTGAGGCCTCCGGATTTGTCCGCGCTTCCGGGGGAATGGTAGGGGATGGCATATATCAGCTGAAACAGGCCGAAGAATACAGCAATAATACCCGCCGTCACCAGGCCCGCTATGCGCGTTTCTGGTTTCTTCGATTTTCTCGATCTTTTCGACTTCCTCGTCATTGACCAAAGATAAGTGGTGGGGCGATCCGTTGATCTGAGCAAGCCTATGGAGTCAGATCCTCCAAGCCATTTTGTGGAATCGTTTCAGAGATCGTGTGGCCGCGGGCCGGATGTGCTTCCCAATGATCCAGTATGCCGGATCTGACCGTCCGTAGGAAAAGCATCACTTTTGAAGGGAAAAGCGGATTGATCCGGGCCATACGCCGATAGACGGAAAGAAGCGGTTCACGTATGGATGGGGAGTAGCCAGAAGCCCTTGACCATGTCCGCCAACCCACTCGCCCAGCCCGCAGTCTTCATTCATTTCAACCGGAGGGAGATGGGCGTTGCGGCCGCCGCGAAGGTCCATGAAGAGATCCTCCGGATTGTCGCGGACAAGGGCAATGCGCGCATGGTCATGGCCTGCGCCCCATCGCAGGATGACTACTACGCCGCACTGATCCCGCTGGTGCGCTCCGCGCCGGAGGTCTGGAGGAACGTGGAGATCTTCCACATGGACGAGTATGTCGGCCTCACGGCGGATTCACCGCAGAGCTTCCGCAGCTACCTGCGGGAGCACTTCCTGGATCATGTGGAGGTGGCCGGATTCCACCCCATCGGCGGGGAGGCGGACCCATCCGCGGAAAGCGTCCGCTATGAGGCGCTGCTCTCCGCCGCCCCCATCGACATCATCAGCATGGGTATCGGCGAGAACGGGCACATCGCTTTCAACGATCCGCCGGTCGCGGATTTCAACGATCCGTATCTCATCAAAAAGGTGGAACTGGACGGCATCTGCCGCCAGCAGCAGGTGAATGACGGCTGCTTTCCCACGCTGGACGCGGTGCCCACCCATGCGCTCAGCCTCACGCTGCCGGTCTTCGCCGGGGCGGGGATGCTGGTGTGCATCGTCCCCGGAGTGAGGAAGGCGGAAGCAGTGAGGAACACCCTGCTGGGGCCGGTCGGCACCGCATGTCCCGCCACCCTGCTGCGCGGACATGCGAATTCGTTCCTCTATCTCGATGACGACTCCGCCTCCTTGCTCGACCACTGACTTTTCCGGATGATGCCTGCCGCACCCTACTTCGATCTCCAGGTGAATGGCTTCGCCGGGGTGGACTTCCAGCGCGATGACGTGGACGCCGCCGCCCTGGAGCGGGCGATGGAGGCCCTGCTGCTCCACGGCACGGGAAAGATCCTGCTCACCCTCATTACGGACCATGCCGATGCCCTGTGCCGGCGGTTGGAGCATTTCCGGAAGCTCCGGGAGGCGTCACCCGCCGCCCGGGAGATCATCGCAGGATTCCATCTGGAGGGACCATGGCTCTTGCCGGAACCGGGTTACCATGGCGCGCATGATCCCCGCCACATGTCCGCGCCGGACCTGCGCGCGTTCGATCTTTTCCAGGAAGCGGCGGGCGGCCTGCTGCGGCTGGTCACGCTCGCGCCGGAACTGCCCGGTTCGCCGGAACTCATCGCGCACTCCGCATCCCGTGGCGTGCGGACGGCCATCGGCCATTCCAATGCCTCGGACGCGCACATCGATGCTGCCATCCGCGCGGGCATGACGCTCTGCACCCATGTGGGGAATGGCGTGCCGGTCATCCTGCACCGCCATGACAACGTGATCCAGCGCGTGCTGGCGCGGGACGAGCTCATGGCGGTCTTCATCCCGGACGGCATCCACCTGCCGCCCGGCGTGCTGCGGAACTTCGTGCGGGCGAAGCCACCGGGAAAGGTTCTCTTCACCACTGACTGTATGGCCGCGGCGGGTGGCGGTCCGGGGCGTTACTCCCTCGCCCATGTGGAGGTGGAGGTGGGGGAGGATGGCGTCGTCCGTGAGCCGGGGAAGGAAACCTTCGCCGGATCCTCACTGACGATGGACCGTGCGGTGGAAAACGTGTGCGCCTTTCTCGGCTGGTCGCGTGAGGATGCGGTGGCCGCGTGCTCCACGGGTGTCGCCGCGGCGTTGGGATTCTGAGCCGCGTCGGGAAAAAGTCCGCTCAACGGTTGCAGAAACACCGGACGAGCCTGACCAGGGAGATGAAGAGCAAGGCAACGCAAACCGCCACGACGGCATGCCTGAGGAGCGATGCCGTCCCCGCCGGGCAGATGATGCCGGTGAACAGGGCGATGTAGGCGGCCAGGCACACGGGGCATTTCGGTATCGCTGCCAGCAGGGCGGCGGGCAGCAGCCAGGAGGCGGCGCGCCCCGCCCCACGCCAACGGGGCGGGCGGCACCCGCAGCACGTGGTGGAAGAGGGGAGCGTGGCCTCCCCGGGAACTGACCGCTTGAGTTTCATCAGCGGTTGCCGCAGCAACTGCGGCCGCTGTCACCGCTGGCAGCTTCCTTCGGCCAGTAGGGCTTGTCCGGATCGGCGAAGGTGCCGCTTTCATATTGGTCGTGGTAGCGGAGCCACGCCATGGTGAAGGGGAGTCCGTCCTCGTCCCGACCCTTTGGCATGAGGTCCAGCAGGTCGTAAGTGGTCATCAGCCGCTCCACGCCGCGTTCATAGGTGGAGTAGGTGTGGAAGATCCTGCCGTCCGCTGCCTTGCGGAAGACGCTCATCCCCGGACCTTCCGTGCTGGGGAATTCCTTTTCCGTGTAGTTGTAGCGGACCTTGCCCGCCGCCAGTTCCTCCTCCGTGAAGGAGACCCCGTAGTCATGGTTGAAGCGATTCCCGCCGGACGAGACCCAGGGGAATTTCCAGCCCATCCGCTTGCGGAAGGCGGAGAGCTTCTCCAGCGGTGCGCGGGACACGGCTACCAGCGAAACGTCCCGCGCCGCCAGGTGGGGAAGCATGCCGTCGAAGTGATCGGACACGAACGAGCAGCTCGGGCAGCCTTCTTTCCATTCCGGGGCGAACATGAAATGATACACCGCAAGCTGGCTCCTGCCGCCGAACAGGTCCGCCAGCGTGCGAGGTCCCTCCGCCGTGTCGAAGACATACTCCTCCGTGACCTCCCGCCACGGCAGGCCGCGGCGGGCCGCCGCCAGCTCGTCGCCCAGCCGGACGAGTTCCTTTTCCTTTTCCAGCAGCCGGATGCGGGCGGCGGTCCATTCCTCCGTGGATGCGATGGGGTGCGTGCTCATGGTCGTGGTGGGTTGGTGGTTCAGGCTTTGCCCGCCACATGGGCGGCGAAGGTTTCGACCGCACGGCCCCAGCCGCCGGCGTGGCTGTCGCGGCTCTCGATGGTGGCGAAGCGGGTGTGCGTCATGATGAACTCCGTGCGCGCGCCGCAGGCGATGAACTCGATGGTGATGAGCGAGGTCTTTCCCTCCAGCTCTCCCGGCTCCGCGCCGCTGCCGTCCACCTCCCAGTCCCAAGTGTAGACCAGCCGGGATGGCCGCACCACCTCGTGGAACTCACCTGCGGCGGTGTAGTACTCCCCCTCAGGATTCTTCATCTGGATGCGGAACCTGCCGCCCGGCTTCAGGTCCATGCTGGCGAAGGGGATCTCCATGCCCGGCTCCGGGCGCATCCACCGCTGGATCTGGTCCGGGGTGGTCCACGCGTCAAAGGCCAGCTCCGCGGGGGCGTCCAGCAGGCGCCGGATCACCAGCGTGGCGTTGTCCGGCTTCGTCAGTTCGTTCTGGTTGTTCATGGTTGCTGTTTTCCGGTCTGCAGTTGTTTGAGATAGGTTTCAAAGCTGTCGAGGTTCGCCTCCCAGAAGGTCCGGTAACGGTCGATCCATGCCAGGGCCTCGCTCATCGGCGCGGCCTCCAGGGTCATCGTGTGCACCCGGCCATCCTTGCGGCGCTTCACCAGCCCCGCCTTTTCGAGGACGATGAGGTGCTTGGAAACGCCCGCCAGCGACATCGCGTGTTGCTTGGCCAGCCCGGTGACGCGCTCCTCCCCCTTTGACGCCAGTTCCGCGAGGATGCTCCGCCGCGTGGGATCCGCCAGCGCGGCGAAGGTCCGGTCAAGGTTGCTGGAATTAAATTCAACCATATGGTTGAATAAAGATCCCACGGCATCCGATTGCAACTCCTAATTTCCGGAGGATAGGGTGGGGGCATGACACCGGAGCTTTCCGTCTGGCAGCACGCCATCCCTGACGATGTGGAGGAATTGCTGCCCCTGCTGGAGGCGTTCTATGCGGAGGAACAGCTCGTCCACGATGCCGCCTCCGTCCGCAGGGCGGTGGTGGATCTGCTGGCAGATGAAAGCCTGGGCGGCGTCTGGCTGCTGCGGGTGGAGGGCGTGCTGGCCGGATATCTCGTCGCCGTATTGGGCTACAGTGTGGAGTTCGGCGGCCGGTATGTCCTGCTGGATGAGCTGTTCATCAGCCCGGAGTTCCGCGGCGGGGGAAAGTGGCGGCACGGATTCCGCGAGGTGGAGGCATGGGCACGGCAGCGGGGCATCCGCACGCTGCGGCTGGAGGTGAACCACCACAACGAAAAGGCCGCCAGCCTCTATCTGGCGGACGGCTTCAGCAACGACGAGCGCTCCATTTTCACGAAGCGGCTGGGTGGTTGATTTGCGGAAGCTATCCTGTCGGCCTTTGCGAAAAGCGGCGGATAGGATTGGGAGCCGCGGATCCTGCGAATCTGACGAACGAAGAAAAAGATTCGCTGGATTCGCCGCATTCGCGGTTCCTTCACCCTGCGGTTATCCGGCCTCGGTTTCCAGAGTCACGCGGCGGACTCCTTTTTCGCCCGGTAGGCGAGCTTCCGCCAAAGATACTCCACCGGCCCGTTCCTGAACCTCCGTAGCCATAGTTGGCTGAGTGCTACCTGCCCGGTGAACAGCGCCACGCAGATGACCGACCCTGAGTAAGCGGTCGTCCTGCCATATAGACCGAAACCCCACCCCATGAAGATCACGTTCGCGACGATGGACTGGAACAGATAGTTGCTCAGGGACATCCTCCCCGCCGCGGACAGCCAGCGGGTGATGTGGGGCCATCGGCCGGAGTGGAACACCAACGCGCCACCGGTGATATAGCAAAGCGCCATAAGGGTGGTTCCCCCGGGATACTGCACCGCACGCAGCCACCACATTTGTTCGGAAAATGGCAGCCAACCGAAATCCTGCACCTTGCCCAGCACCGAGAGTGCAATCCCTGTTAGCAGAGTCGGGGGAAGCCATTTCCGGAGGAGGCTCTCATGGCGCTCCAGCAACTGGGAGGGCCCCGCTTTGCCCGCGGCCATGCCGAGCAGGAAAAAAACGAAGGAATGGAAACTCAGGCTGAGGAACAGGCTTTCGATCGCATATTTCCACTCGTCGATCCGGGAACTGGTAATCCACCAGAAATCATCCGACTGGTAGCACTCCACCCAGGCGTCCGCCGTTTCCCTCCAGTTGTGGTTCATTTCTCCGTACGTCGCCTCCAGATAGGAACCCAGCAGCAACAGTCCGCTGTGCAGCAGGAACACGACCGCTGCCAGCACCAGCAGGGTGAGGGTGCGTCGGCGCACGAGAAAGATCGTGGTCATCCCCATGACCGCATAGAATGTGAGGATATCTCCGCACCATAGCACCATGCCATGGAGGACGCCCAAGATGAGGAGAACCGACATCCGGCGGAGGATGAACCAACGGAACAGGCTTGGCCTCGTCCCACTCCAGTGCTGCCACTGCTGTGCCAGCCCCAACCCGAAAAGGAACGAGAAGACGGAAACAAACTTCCCTGTCGCAAAGACATCGATCAACTGGATTGCCAGCAGATTCAAGATTCCCGGCAGGTAAGCCTCCGTGGCACTCCAGGAAACGAAGGATGATTTGAATCCATGCATGTTCACCAGCAGGATGCCGAACAGGGCGAAACCCCGCAGCGCGTCCAGATGGTCCAGCCGACGGTCCGTCGGCGTGAGGGAGGCGGGCAGCGGCAGGGGAGGGGGCACCATTCGGCGGGAGCATGCACCGCCCGCTGGTTGCGGTGCACGACTTTTCAAAATCCCCGTCAGGCAGGCATCGCCGCACCGCAGTTCCAGCACTCCGAGAACACCCCGTCCACGGTCTCGCCGCAGGACGGGCACTTCCAGCCCTCCGCCGGTGGGGTGGCGGCGTCTTTCTCCCGGTAGTCCCGGATGATTGCCAGCGCGCGCGGCTCATCCATCCAGTCAAGCACCCACAGCTCCGGATAGACCTGCGTGTAGGGTACCTCACCGGCCAGCCCGGCCGCCCCCGCGTTCCTCAGTTCCGTGCGAATCCCCTCAGCCTCCAGCAACGTCTGCATGTGACCGACGACGGTGAAGTCGATGTTCTCGAAAACCAGTCGCATGGAAGGTTGCAGCATAGTTCCAGAGGGTGGGCGCGCCCGGCGGTCGCAACCTGCCGGGGCTCCATGGAATGGCTCAGGACGCCGTCACCGCACCACGGTCGTC comes from the Luteolibacter sp. SL250 genome and includes:
- a CDS encoding DUF418 domain-containing protein; translation: MVPPPLPLPASLTPTDRRLDHLDALRGFALFGILLVNMHGFKSSFVSWSATEAYLPGILNLLAIQLIDVFATGKFVSVFSFLFGLGLAQQWQHWSGTRPSLFRWFILRRMSVLLILGVLHGMVLWCGDILTFYAVMGMTTIFLVRRRTLTLLVLAAVVFLLHSGLLLLGSYLEATYGEMNHNWRETADAWVECYQSDDFWWITSSRIDEWKYAIESLFLSLSFHSFVFFLLGMAAGKAGPSQLLERHESLLRKWLPPTLLTGIALSVLGKVQDFGWLPFSEQMWWLRAVQYPGGTTLMALCYITGGALVFHSGRWPHITRWLSAAGRMSLSNYLFQSIVANVIFMGWGFGLYGRTTAYSGSVICVALFTGQVALSQLWLRRFRNGPVEYLWRKLAYRAKKESAA
- a CDS encoding thioredoxin family protein, with the protein product MSTHPIASTEEWTAARIRLLEKEKELVRLGDELAAARRGLPWREVTEEYVFDTAEGPRTLADLFGGRSQLAVYHFMFAPEWKEGCPSCSFVSDHFDGMLPHLAARDVSLVAVSRAPLEKLSAFRKRMGWKFPWVSSGGNRFNHDYGVSFTEEELAAGKVRYNYTEKEFPSTEGPGMSVFRKAADGRIFHTYSTYERGVERLMTTYDLLDLMPKGRDEDGLPFTMAWLRYHDQYESGTFADPDKPYWPKEAASGDSGRSCCGNR
- a CDS encoding TIGR00730 family Rossman fold protein, whose amino-acid sequence is MNPPRSNAICIYCGSSPGLLPEYAEAAVHVGRTLARRGITLVYGGAHVGLMGMMADAALEAGGRVIGVMPHLLIGKEVVHPGLTELHAVESMHQRKTLMADLSDGFIALPGGVGTLEEIFEVYTWTQIGFHTKPCAFLNVADFYSPLFRFLEHAVAQRFVREEHHRMLVMEESIEDILDRFANEEPVIADKWMDIKSEER
- a CDS encoding methylated-DNA--[protein]-cysteine S-methyltransferase, translated to MKTTKNWFTKTMPSPVGVLTLVAGETGLAAVLWENDDPKRVPLHPRAESPDHTVLRETERQLAAYFAGRLRTFDLPLEFHGTEFQKRVWAALTRIPFGETRTYAQIAVEVGSPAAVRAVGAANGRNPISIIAPCHRVIGSNGKLTGFAGGLEAKTYLLGLEDGRLL
- a CDS encoding DUF2007 domain-containing protein, which produces MRLVFENIDFTVVGHMQTLLEAEGIRTELRNAGAAGLAGEVPYTQVYPELWVLDWMDEPRALAIIRDYREKDAATPPAEGWKCPSCGETVDGVFSECWNCGAAMPA
- a CDS encoding GNAT family N-acetyltransferase, producing the protein MTPELSVWQHAIPDDVEELLPLLEAFYAEEQLVHDAASVRRAVVDLLADESLGGVWLLRVEGVLAGYLVAVLGYSVEFGGRYVLLDELFISPEFRGGGKWRHGFREVEAWARQRGIRTLRLEVNHHNEKAASLYLADGFSNDERSIFTKRLGG
- a CDS encoding glucosamine-6-phosphate deaminase, coding for MSANPLAQPAVFIHFNRREMGVAAAAKVHEEILRIVADKGNARMVMACAPSQDDYYAALIPLVRSAPEVWRNVEIFHMDEYVGLTADSPQSFRSYLREHFLDHVEVAGFHPIGGEADPSAESVRYEALLSAAPIDIISMGIGENGHIAFNDPPVADFNDPYLIKKVELDGICRQQQVNDGCFPTLDAVPTHALSLTLPVFAGAGMLVCIVPGVRKAEAVRNTLLGPVGTACPATLLRGHANSFLYLDDDSASLLDH
- a CDS encoding AlkA N-terminal domain-containing protein → MIDDDAAYQALASHDARFDGVFFVGVTSTGIYCRPVCPAKTPARRNCVFHASAESAEKAGFRPCLRCRPELAPGNAPVDKAHRIAHLIVQRIGEGLQDSEEAGLEEIAAGLGMSSRHLRRIVQAELGVSPIELIRTRRLLLAKQLLTETKLPVIDVAFASGFASLRRFNDAFVTHYRMPPGRLRKEAAGGGGKAAVHGDTSSLLLSYRPPYDWDGILDFLRGRTMKDVECVTEDAYLRTVRIGGHTGWIRVTHAARKHALAVEFCHSLVPVLPALLGRLRNVFDLAARPDLISAHLGKDPVLGETVERNPGLRVPGAFDGFEMVVRAILGQQITVRAATTIAGRFAEAFGEKIATPFPELTRLSPQAEKVAAASVDDVARLGIVSARSRCILALAQAFCSGAFSLEPGSDPDAAIRSLEALPGIGPWTAHYIAMRALRWPDAFPKEDIAVRNRLGGVTAKQAEVLSQPWRPWRSYAVLHLWRSPG
- a CDS encoding SRPBCC domain-containing protein, which encodes MNNQNELTKPDNATLVIRRLLDAPAELAFDAWTTPDQIQRWMRPEPGMEIPFASMDLKPGGRFRIQMKNPEGEYYTAAGEFHEVVRPSRLVYTWDWEVDGSGAEPGELEGKTSLITIEFIACGARTEFIMTHTRFATIESRDSHAGGWGRAVETFAAHVAGKA
- a CDS encoding YceI family protein — translated: MASSPSSTLIDVLSADSYEAEHVPGAVNLCVYETAFIDKVKQAFPDTATALTVCGYCDSTKEAEVAVARLEEAGYTDVSVLSGGLEKWKADGGTPEGKGDAAASSNGKLAVDPEASSIHWTGRNLFNFHTGSLKLAGGCVEIRDGVLVAGEIHVDMDSLACTDLTDTAMNRMLVDHLRSDDFFSIGDHPVATFTVVSATRIDGVSDGLPNHCIEGNLTLRGKVIPVSFDALVARKDDGSYVAQAMVDFDRTQWGSIYGSGRFFSRLGQHVVNDVIHLHLKVVTVAG
- a CDS encoding metalloregulator ArsR/SmtB family transcription factor, which gives rise to MVEFNSSNLDRTFAALADPTRRSILAELASKGEERVTGLAKQHAMSLAGVSKHLIVLEKAGLVKRRKDGRVHTMTLEAAPMSEALAWIDRYRTFWEANLDSFETYLKQLQTGKQQP
- a CDS encoding GNAT family N-acetyltransferase, yielding MEYHIDHQADADSLPAAVRKGIREADPGKLGGRDWQPLHLSLKGDDGTVAGGLYGATMWSWLMIDGLWISPSLRGRGFGRKLLLAAEAIATSRGCTGSWLGTFDFQARDFYEHLGYRVFAELPGFPPGHTHFHLSKTLVSEREEAGPIC
- a CDS encoding N-acetylglucosamine-6-phosphate deacetylase, which codes for MMPAAPYFDLQVNGFAGVDFQRDDVDAAALERAMEALLLHGTGKILLTLITDHADALCRRLEHFRKLREASPAAREIIAGFHLEGPWLLPEPGYHGAHDPRHMSAPDLRAFDLFQEAAGGLLRLVTLAPELPGSPELIAHSASRGVRTAIGHSNASDAHIDAAIRAGMTLCTHVGNGVPVILHRHDNVIQRVLARDELMAVFIPDGIHLPPGVLRNFVRAKPPGKVLFTTDCMAAAGGGPGRYSLAHVEVEVGEDGVVREPGKETFAGSSLTMDRAVENVCAFLGWSREDAVAACSTGVAAALGF